The Winogradskyella schleiferi genome has a window encoding:
- a CDS encoding inorganic phosphate transporter, producing the protein MDNIYLLMLIAITVLAVADIVVGVSNDAINFLNSAIGSKAISLRTIMIVASLGIFIGAVFSSGMMEVARKGIFVPAQFEFGEIMLIFMAVMITDILLLDFFNTLGLPTSTTVSIVFNLLGAAVVMSIIKISHSETETIADLGNYIATDTAFTIISGILLSVLIAFTIGALVQWVSRLIFTFNYEKKIKNFGVIFGGLALTAITYFIFLKGLKGTPYYKEMAASVEGNETYIIIGSLIFWIIFSYIFEKLTKKTVLLFVIGAGTFGLALAFSGNDLVNFIGVPMAAYHSYEAWTAGGMDITMSMSVLEEKVPAEPLLLFISGAIMVLTLWLSKKAKTVAETEISLSRQGETHEKFEPNRLSRSIVKGTTQLSNYFGVIIPNSTQEKINKSFEKPNVVLTKDQSIDAPAFDMIRASVNLMVAGVLIAIATSMKLPLSTTYVTFMVAMGTSLADRAWGRESAVYRVAGVLNVIGGWFGTALGAFIASGIVVFLINWNPSVMIPILLLITAFLLYRNYKSHKDSSNKVAEEDSLKETGSRSVQGVILESADNISNVVKRGNKIYTNAVNGLAKQDLALLKKNSKQIAKLSKEVDSLRDNIFYFIKNLDETSVRASSFYINILGYLQDMTQSLEYISKVSHKHINNNHKKLKFSQIKELKEVDDALEKLFNDTKTAFDSHSFEQIGSIITRKKAVLDLVTDKIVKQVARTRTEESSPKNTTLYFSLLLETKDLLTATMNLLEEYYSSHDSSVEPATINTEEAK; encoded by the coding sequence ATGGATAATATTTACTTATTAATGTTAATTGCCATCACTGTTTTAGCGGTTGCTGATATTGTGGTTGGTGTAAGTAATGATGCTATTAACTTCCTAAATTCTGCCATTGGTTCTAAAGCTATTTCATTACGAACCATAATGATCGTAGCAAGCTTAGGTATTTTCATTGGCGCTGTGTTCTCGAGCGGAATGATGGAAGTCGCCAGAAAAGGTATTTTTGTTCCAGCTCAATTTGAGTTTGGTGAAATTATGCTCATTTTTATGGCCGTAATGATCACCGATATTCTGTTACTTGACTTCTTTAATACTTTAGGATTGCCAACATCGACTACAGTTTCTATTGTATTTAACCTTTTAGGTGCCGCAGTTGTAATGTCTATTATAAAAATCAGTCATTCAGAAACAGAAACCATTGCCGATCTTGGTAATTACATAGCTACGGATACAGCATTCACAATCATAAGTGGTATTCTACTTTCAGTTTTAATTGCATTTACGATAGGTGCTCTTGTACAATGGGTGTCAAGACTTATTTTCACGTTTAATTATGAGAAAAAAATTAAGAATTTTGGAGTCATTTTTGGCGGCCTTGCTTTAACAGCAATCACCTATTTTATTTTTTTAAAAGGGTTGAAAGGAACGCCATATTATAAAGAAATGGCAGCTTCAGTCGAAGGAAACGAAACCTATATTATCATTGGAAGTCTTATATTTTGGATTATCTTCTCTTACATATTTGAAAAGTTGACTAAAAAAACGGTCTTGCTCTTTGTAATTGGAGCAGGTACATTTGGATTAGCTTTGGCTTTCTCAGGAAACGATTTGGTTAACTTTATTGGAGTCCCTATGGCTGCATACCATTCATATGAAGCATGGACTGCAGGAGGTATGGATATTACAATGTCTATGTCTGTTTTAGAGGAAAAAGTACCTGCAGAACCATTATTATTATTTATATCAGGAGCCATCATGGTATTAACACTATGGCTATCTAAAAAAGCAAAGACAGTTGCTGAAACTGAAATTAGTCTTTCGCGTCAAGGGGAAACTCACGAGAAGTTTGAACCTAATCGTCTTTCGCGTTCTATAGTAAAAGGAACAACGCAATTATCAAATTATTTTGGCGTTATAATTCCAAATTCAACTCAAGAAAAAATCAATAAGAGTTTTGAAAAACCAAACGTTGTATTAACAAAAGATCAAAGTATTGATGCACCTGCATTTGATATGATTAGAGCTTCTGTTAACTTAATGGTAGCTGGTGTTTTAATTGCCATTGCTACTTCTATGAAATTACCGTTATCAACCACTTATGTGACATTCATGGTGGCTATGGGTACGTCCTTAGCAGATAGAGCTTGGGGAAGAGAAAGTGCTGTCTATAGAGTTGCCGGTGTATTGAATGTTATTGGCGGATGGTTTGGCACTGCGCTTGGAGCATTTATAGCATCTGGTATTGTTGTGTTTTTAATCAATTGGAATCCTTCTGTAATGATACCAATTTTATTGCTTATTACAGCTTTTCTTCTTTATAGAAATTACAAATCTCACAAAGATTCTTCTAATAAAGTTGCAGAAGAAGATAGTCTTAAAGAAACTGGAAGTAGATCTGTACAAGGTGTTATTCTTGAAAGTGCAGACAATATTTCAAACGTTGTGAAACGTGGAAATAAAATTTATACCAATGCGGTTAACGGATTGGCAAAACAAGATTTGGCCTTACTGAAAAAGAATAGTAAACAAATCGCTAAACTTTCTAAAGAAGTGGATAGTTTGCGAGACAATATATTCTACTTTATCAAAAATTTAGATGAAACAAGTGTTAGAGCAAGTAGTTTTTATATCAATATTTTAGGGTATTTGCAAGATATGACGCAATCATTGGAATATATTTCCAAGGTAAGTCACAAGCATATTAATAACAATCATAAAAAACTTAAATTCAGTCAAATTAAAGAATTGAAAGAAGTTGACGATGCCTTAGAAAAACTTTTTAATGATACAAAAACCGCTTTCGACTCGCATTCTTTTGAACAAATTGGATCTATCATAACCCGTAAAAAGGCTGTTTTGGATTTAGTGACCGATAAAATTGTGAAGCAAGTCGCTAGAACACGAACTGAAGAATCTAGCCCAAAAAATACGACCCTTTATTTTAGTTTACTTTTAGAGACCAAAGATTTATTAACAGCAACTATGAATTTATTGGAAGAGTATTACAGCTCCCACGATAGTTCGGTAGAACCTGCAACTATTAATACTGAGGAGGCAAAGTAA
- a CDS encoding ribonucleoside-diphosphate reductase subunit alpha, translating to MNDYINPNLEQKQNLETSKTSQHDELIKARKEAIKEAQSEPEIKWLTEHSRQFLASGYLTDDTTPEERIREIANNAEKILGIDGFADKFYGYMAEGYFSLASPVWSNFGKKRGLPISCFGSHISDDMGDILYTQSEVGMMSKLGGGTSGYFGKLRHRGAPVKNNGESSGAVHIMQLFEKMVDVVSQGSVRRGRFSPYLPIEHNDIHEFLEIGTEGNPIQELTHGVTVGNEWMQEMIDGDADKRAIWAKVLQRRGEIGYPYIFFRDNANNNAPEVYRENKHEIYASNLCSEIMLPTNEKWSFVCVLSSINLLHYDKWKDTDAVETMVYFLDAVLEEFITKLEVYRDSADRDDRQTFMFMEKAYNFAKENRALGLGALGWHSLLQSKMVSFDSKEAFDLNSEIFKTIKDKSVKASEELAKLFGEPEVLKGYGRRNTTLNAVAPTTSSAFILGQVSQGIEPIWSNSYVKDIAKIKTTIKNPFLTALLEDKGMNTSDVWKSIRDYDGSVQHLEGLTDHEKDVFKTYSEIDQMTIIYQAANRQNHIDQAQSLNIMVHPDMPVKDINKIYVTAWQLGVKSLYYQHSMNAAQKFKQKKECASCEG from the coding sequence ATGAACGACTACATTAATCCCAACCTTGAACAAAAACAAAATTTAGAAACCTCAAAAACATCCCAACACGATGAATTAATTAAAGCCAGAAAAGAAGCTATAAAAGAAGCCCAGTCAGAACCAGAAATTAAGTGGTTAACGGAGCATAGTCGTCAATTTTTAGCCTCTGGATATCTTACAGATGATACTACGCCTGAAGAACGCATCAGGGAAATTGCCAATAATGCCGAAAAAATATTGGGAATAGATGGTTTTGCTGATAAGTTTTATGGCTATATGGCAGAAGGCTATTTTTCATTAGCTTCGCCTGTTTGGTCTAACTTTGGAAAAAAACGTGGTTTACCTATTAGTTGTTTTGGGTCTCACATTTCTGATGATATGGGAGATATCCTATATACACAATCAGAAGTTGGAATGATGTCTAAATTAGGTGGCGGAACTTCTGGGTACTTTGGTAAACTTCGTCATAGAGGAGCACCAGTAAAGAACAATGGAGAATCTTCCGGAGCTGTACATATTATGCAATTGTTCGAAAAGATGGTTGATGTGGTAAGTCAAGGTTCGGTACGTCGTGGTCGTTTCTCTCCATATTTACCAATTGAGCACAATGATATTCATGAGTTTTTAGAAATAGGGACAGAAGGGAATCCAATTCAAGAGTTAACACATGGTGTTACCGTTGGTAATGAATGGATGCAAGAAATGATTGATGGTGATGCTGATAAAAGAGCCATTTGGGCAAAAGTTTTACAACGTAGAGGTGAAATAGGCTATCCATATATTTTCTTTAGGGATAATGCCAACAATAACGCACCAGAAGTATATAGAGAAAACAAACATGAAATTTACGCCAGTAATTTATGTTCTGAAATTATGTTGCCTACCAACGAAAAATGGTCGTTTGTATGTGTGTTGTCATCCATCAACTTATTGCATTACGATAAGTGGAAAGATACCGACGCTGTTGAAACTATGGTGTATTTCCTTGATGCGGTTTTGGAAGAATTTATCACGAAACTTGAAGTTTATAGAGATTCTGCAGATCGTGATGATAGACAAACCTTCATGTTTATGGAGAAAGCCTATAACTTCGCTAAAGAAAATAGAGCTTTAGGTTTAGGCGCCTTAGGATGGCACTCTTTATTGCAATCTAAAATGGTAAGTTTTGATAGTAAGGAAGCATTTGATCTGAATAGTGAAATATTTAAAACCATAAAGGATAAATCGGTTAAGGCTTCAGAGGAATTAGCAAAATTATTCGGAGAGCCAGAAGTATTAAAAGGTTACGGAAGACGTAATACTACCTTAAATGCTGTGGCACCAACAACGTCGTCAGCTTTTATTTTAGGACAAGTATCACAAGGTATTGAGCCAATTTGGTCCAACAGTTATGTGAAAGATATTGCAAAAATAAAAACAACGATTAAGAATCCGTTTTTAACAGCCCTTTTAGAAGACAAAGGAATGAACACAAGTGATGTTTGGAAAAGCATTAGAGATTATGATGGTTCAGTTCAACACTTAGAAGGTCTTACAGATCATGAAAAGGATGTGTTTAAAACCTATTCTGAAATCGATCAAATGACCATTATTTATCAAGCGGCGAATAGACAAAACCATATTGATCAAGCGCAGTCATTAAATATCATGGTGCATCCAGATATGCCAGTTAAAGACATCAATAAAATTTATGTTACAGCGTGGCAATTAGGTGTAAAATCGTTGTACTACCAGCACAGTATGAACGCTGCACAGAAGTTTAAGCAGAAGAAGGAATGTGCGAGTTGTGAGGGTTAA
- a CDS encoding ribonucleotide-diphosphate reductase subunit beta: MEITQIIKRDYETSPFILNKISNAIEKAMLSVGNGTKEDANTISVNVLQTLLERKGKDHKYLPTVEEVQDLVEEKLMESSFHGVAKAYILYRDEQARSRKTNIFEKRINLKPYEYPQLNEYVDAIRHSYWIHSEFNFTSDIQDFKTRLTVVEQNAIKNTMLAISQIEVAVKSFWGDIYHKMPKPEIGSVGATFAESEVRHHDAYSHLLEILGLNNEFKHLKKKPVIMRRVHYLETALKNAKSEDNKEYAESILLFSLFIEHVSLFSQFLIIMAFNKHKNMLKGVSNVVEATSKEEQIHGDFGIDVIRIIKEENPTWFDEEHSLLVKELCEEAFKSESKLIDWIFEAGELDFLPKDVINEFIKNRFNNSLESIGIDKVFEVNDTLLEQTEWFDDEIIGTKHGDFFVKRSINYSKRTKSITSDDLF, from the coding sequence ATGGAGATTACGCAGATTATTAAAAGAGATTATGAAACCAGTCCCTTTATTTTAAATAAAATTTCTAACGCCATTGAAAAAGCAATGCTTTCTGTAGGAAATGGAACTAAGGAAGATGCCAATACAATCTCCGTAAACGTTTTACAGACCTTATTGGAAAGAAAAGGAAAGGATCATAAATATCTGCCTACTGTAGAAGAAGTGCAGGATCTTGTAGAGGAAAAATTAATGGAAAGTTCTTTCCATGGTGTCGCAAAAGCCTACATCTTATATAGAGACGAACAAGCAAGAAGCAGAAAAACAAACATTTTTGAAAAGCGAATTAACCTAAAACCTTACGAGTATCCTCAACTTAATGAATATGTGGATGCCATTAGACATTCGTACTGGATCCATTCTGAATTTAATTTTACAAGTGATATTCAGGATTTTAAAACAAGATTGACCGTTGTAGAGCAGAATGCCATTAAAAATACCATGCTTGCGATTTCGCAAATTGAAGTGGCCGTAAAATCATTTTGGGGAGATATTTACCATAAAATGCCTAAACCAGAAATAGGGTCTGTTGGCGCAACATTCGCAGAAAGTGAAGTGCGTCATCATGATGCTTACTCGCATTTGTTGGAAATTCTAGGTCTTAATAATGAATTTAAGCACTTAAAGAAAAAGCCGGTAATAATGAGACGTGTTCATTATTTGGAAACTGCTTTAAAAAACGCTAAAAGTGAGGATAACAAAGAGTACGCAGAATCTATTTTATTGTTTTCGCTTTTTATTGAGCATGTGTCTTTATTCTCCCAGTTTTTAATCATCATGGCATTCAACAAGCACAAGAATATGCTGAAAGGTGTTTCTAATGTGGTTGAAGCAACCTCGAAAGAAGAACAAATCCATGGCGATTTTGGAATTGATGTTATTAGAATTATAAAGGAAGAAAACCCAACCTGGTTCGATGAGGAGCACAGCTTGTTGGTTAAGGAATTATGTGAGGAAGCTTTTAAATCGGAAAGTAAGCTTATCGATTGGATTTTTGAAGCTGGAGAATTGGATTTCTTACCTAAGGATGTGATCAATGAATTTATAAAAAACAGATTCAATAATTCATTGGAAAGCATCGGTATCGATAAAGTATTTGAGGTCAACGATACCTTATTAGAACAGACCGAATGGTTTGATGACGAAATCATAGGAACAAAACATGGAGATTTCTTTGTGAAACGTTCCATTAATTATAGCAAAAGAACAAAAAGTATAACCAGCGACGACTTATTTTAA
- a CDS encoding toxin-antitoxin system YwqK family antitoxin, whose protein sequence is MKKIAIILVMLCVGFTYAQDNIQPKLEKKGDVTMATYFHDNGEVAQTGTFNAEGKLQGEWTSFDAEGNKVALGTYDAGKKVGKWFFWEDNSLKEVDYVDSKIVTVNKWDNKTTVAISNR, encoded by the coding sequence ATGAAAAAGATAGCCATAATATTAGTCATGCTGTGTGTAGGATTTACATATGCACAAGATAACATACAACCAAAATTAGAAAAGAAAGGTGACGTCACAATGGCGACCTATTTTCATGATAATGGAGAAGTAGCCCAAACTGGTACATTTAATGCTGAAGGTAAATTACAAGGCGAATGGACAAGTTTCGATGCAGAAGGAAACAAAGTTGCCTTAGGAACTTACGACGCTGGTAAAAAAGTTGGTAAGTGGTTCTTTTGGGAAGATAATTCTTTGAAAGAAGTAGATTATGTAGATTCTAAAATCGTTACCGTAAACAAGTGGGATAACAAAACTACAGTTGCCATAAGCAATAGATAA
- a CDS encoding TonB-dependent receptor, translating to MKKLQSVLTFVFILITYFSFAQGKVAGTVIDGEFNEPMAFSNIVVKGTTIGVSSDFDGKYELELEEGTYTLIFSFVGYSTKEITDVVITSNDVVTLDVVLETNSLDTVVITTSSKRNTENSVLNLQKKSVVVLDGLSAEAIKSTGASNVASAVKSVPGVSIQGGKYVYVRGLGDRYTKSILNGIDIPGLDPDRNTIQMDLFPTNILDNVIVLKSASAEYPADFTGGIVNIVTKDFPTRPEYTLSFGAGYNPDMHFNDQYLTSTGSDTDFFGFDDGTRNLPINRYQRIPGTSEDRLLLTTLTDRFSKELAAKQERSGMNFDFGFTLGNQYDVGDDKLGYQASFSYKNETTFYKNRIDGGYIKNPQDQSDNNLLAALDSKGSEGLNNIILNGMLGLTYKTDASKFKVNLLHIQNGESTAGFYDQIISQDGTGGALEPLTKNAITYTERSITNVLVSGQHRLSSDENAFNLEWKLSPTFSKVMDKGHRITPLQQADNGDSFLSPSAATFPIQLWRNLLEETWSGKVDLDKTVMLFGKPAKLKFGGAYTYKFRDFNTDDYTFNIRGDQSFIANGDVDNLLDSDNIWNPTSNVGTHLISIDTFNPIDAYEGEQHIAATYFSAEFNLSENLKSVLGLRTESFNSYYTGTRDNNTIFFDRDLILDEYDFFPSANVIYSLNDNSNLRASYSRTTARPSFKEASVSQIFDPITNRLFIGNINLVPTYVNNYDLRYERYGDNGQMFAISGFYKDFTDPIEQTFFEEATTQLTVGNLGNANVYGVEFELRQRLGFISEGLDNLKFNANFSLIKSELNMSEDEFRSRQDNARDGETIDNKRNLQGQAPYLINFGLDYNNSDLGFQTGLFYNIQGKTLEVVGIGKVPDVYTQPFNSLNFTLNKSFGENKRSSIDLKVTNILGSERLSEYESYNTDNQTFSLRDPGTEISLGYSFKF from the coding sequence ATGAAAAAATTACAAAGCGTTCTAACTTTTGTCTTCATTCTAATAACCTATTTTTCCTTTGCACAAGGAAAGGTTGCAGGAACTGTTATCGATGGGGAGTTTAATGAACCAATGGCTTTTTCTAACATCGTAGTAAAAGGAACGACCATAGGCGTTAGTTCTGATTTTGATGGAAAATATGAATTAGAGCTTGAAGAAGGCACTTATACATTAATCTTCTCTTTCGTTGGTTATAGTACAAAGGAAATCACTGATGTTGTCATTACATCCAATGATGTCGTAACTTTAGATGTTGTGTTAGAAACAAATTCGTTAGATACTGTTGTTATAACAACTTCCTCGAAGCGCAATACTGAAAATTCAGTTTTAAACTTACAGAAAAAATCAGTAGTGGTTTTGGATGGTCTATCTGCAGAAGCTATTAAAAGTACTGGAGCAAGTAATGTGGCCAGCGCTGTAAAAAGTGTTCCTGGAGTTTCCATACAAGGTGGTAAATATGTTTATGTTCGTGGATTAGGCGATCGCTATACCAAATCGATTTTAAATGGCATCGATATTCCGGGTTTAGATCCAGACCGAAACACTATACAAATGGATTTATTTCCAACTAACATTTTAGACAATGTTATTGTTTTGAAATCTGCCTCTGCTGAATATCCTGCCGATTTTACTGGTGGAATTGTAAATATTGTTACCAAGGATTTTCCTACTAGACCAGAGTATACTCTATCTTTCGGAGCAGGCTATAATCCTGATATGCACTTTAACGACCAGTATTTAACGTCCACAGGAAGTGATACTGATTTTTTTGGTTTTGATGATGGTACTCGTAACTTACCAATTAATAGATACCAACGTATACCTGGCACTTCTGAAGATAGACTATTGTTAACTACATTAACAGATAGATTTTCAAAGGAACTAGCAGCGAAGCAAGAACGAAGTGGAATGAACTTTGATTTTGGTTTTACTCTAGGAAACCAATATGATGTTGGAGACGATAAATTGGGATACCAAGCTTCGTTTTCCTACAAAAATGAAACTACATTTTATAAAAATCGTATTGATGGTGGTTACATAAAGAACCCTCAGGATCAATCTGATAACAACTTGTTAGCGGCTTTAGATTCAAAAGGTTCTGAAGGTCTAAATAATATAATTTTAAATGGTATGTTGGGCTTAACCTATAAAACCGATGCTTCAAAATTCAAAGTGAATTTACTTCACATTCAGAATGGTGAGTCAACAGCAGGCTTTTATGATCAAATCATTTCCCAAGATGGTACTGGTGGTGCTTTAGAACCATTAACAAAAAACGCGATCACTTATACAGAACGCTCCATTACCAATGTATTAGTTTCAGGTCAACACCGTTTAAGTAGTGACGAAAATGCCTTTAATTTAGAATGGAAACTGTCACCAACGTTTTCCAAGGTTATGGATAAAGGCCACCGAATTACGCCTTTGCAGCAAGCTGACAATGGCGATTCTTTTTTATCACCTTCCGCAGCGACATTTCCTATTCAACTTTGGAGAAACTTATTAGAAGAAACATGGTCTGGAAAAGTGGATTTAGATAAAACGGTTATGCTTTTTGGAAAACCAGCAAAACTTAAATTTGGTGGTGCTTATACCTATAAATTTAGAGACTTCAATACTGATGATTACACTTTTAATATTAGAGGCGATCAGTCTTTTATTGCGAATGGTGATGTTGATAATTTATTAGACTCTGACAATATTTGGAATCCTACGAGCAACGTCGGCACACACTTAATCTCTATCGATACATTCAATCCTATTGATGCTTATGAAGGTGAACAGCATATTGCAGCAACGTATTTTTCAGCAGAATTTAATTTAAGCGAGAATCTTAAATCTGTTTTAGGATTAAGAACTGAGTCTTTTAATTCTTACTATACTGGAACAAGAGACAACAACACGATTTTCTTTGATAGGGATTTAATCTTAGACGAATATGATTTCTTTCCTTCAGCAAATGTTATTTATTCACTTAATGACAACTCAAATCTTAGAGCATCGTATTCACGCACAACTGCAAGACCTTCGTTTAAAGAAGCTTCTGTCTCTCAAATTTTTGATCCTATAACTAACCGTTTATTCATTGGTAACATTAATCTTGTTCCTACTTATGTCAATAACTATGATTTAAGATATGAGCGCTATGGAGACAACGGACAAATGTTTGCTATTAGTGGTTTTTATAAAGACTTTACAGATCCGATTGAACAGACATTCTTCGAAGAAGCAACCACACAATTAACGGTTGGAAATTTAGGTAATGCAAATGTATATGGTGTAGAATTTGAATTAAGACAACGTTTAGGGTTTATTTCTGAAGGTTTAGACAATTTAAAATTTAATGCTAACTTCTCTTTAATTAAATCTGAATTGAATATGTCAGAAGATGAATTCAGAAGTAGACAGGACAATGCGCGAGATGGAGAAACCATAGACAATAAAAGAAACTTACAAGGCCAAGCACCTTATCTGATCAACTTTGGATTAGATTACAACAATTCTGATTTAGGGTTTCAAACCGGATTGTTCTATAATATCCAAGGGAAAACTTTAGAGGTTGTTGGTATTGGAAAAGTACCAGACGTATATACACAACCGTTCAATAGTTTAAACTTTACACTTAACAAGTCCTTCGGCGAGAACAAACGCTCATCCATAGATTTAAAAGTCACTAATATTTTGGGAAGCGAAAGGTTGAGTGAATATGAATCCTATAATACAGACAATCAAACATTCTCATTACGAGATCCAGGAACGGAAATATCTTTGGGTTATTCTTTTAAATTTTAA
- a CDS encoding OmpA/MotB family protein — MKKISILLVTAVLISSCVSKKKYVALEQQHGETVSELTKTRVEKEELENKFAVIEARVNEYNSKIQSLNQDVEGLTIENKAKFQVSEDGTVASGASKENMRATLQNVDPEKLANAKTLKDSMNLAVQYNLNKAINTSDLNEDEDIVVDINETVVMISIDDDMLFSTASYRVGNKADKILKKLADVINSEPSLDVMVEGHTDSRSINTEKISDNWELSVLRATSVVKKLQNQFNVAPEQLIASGRSSYQPLVENDSWENRAKNRRTRIILMPNIDKFFAMMEAPE, encoded by the coding sequence ATGAAGAAAATTTCAATCCTATTAGTAACAGCAGTTCTAATAAGTTCTTGTGTGTCTAAGAAAAAATACGTGGCTTTAGAGCAACAACATGGTGAAACTGTAAGTGAGCTTACGAAAACAAGAGTAGAAAAAGAAGAGTTAGAAAATAAATTCGCCGTTATAGAAGCGCGCGTCAATGAATACAATTCTAAAATTCAATCTTTAAACCAAGACGTCGAAGGCCTAACTATAGAAAACAAGGCCAAATTTCAAGTTTCAGAAGACGGCACTGTAGCCTCTGGGGCTAGTAAGGAAAACATGCGTGCGACTTTACAAAACGTTGATCCTGAAAAATTAGCAAACGCAAAAACGTTGAAAGATTCTATGAATTTAGCTGTTCAGTACAATTTGAACAAAGCTATAAACACGAGTGATCTTAATGAAGATGAAGATATCGTTGTAGACATTAACGAAACGGTTGTTATGATTTCTATTGATGACGATATGCTATTTAGCACAGCAAGCTATAGAGTTGGAAACAAAGCTGATAAAATATTAAAAAAATTGGCTGACGTTATTAATTCAGAGCCGAGCTTGGACGTTATGGTAGAAGGCCATACAGATTCTAGAAGTATTAATACTGAAAAGATTTCTGACAACTGGGAATTGAGCGTATTACGTGCGACTTCAGTAGTGAAAAAATTACAAAATCAATTTAACGTTGCACCAGAGCAATTAATAGCTTCTGGACGTAGTAGCTACCAGCCTTTAGTAGAGAATGACTCTTGGGAGAATCGTGCTAAGAACAGAAGAACACGTATTATTTTAATGCCAAATATTGATAAGTTCTTTGCAATGATGGAAGCACCAGAATAA
- a CDS encoding porin → MNTKICTLVIFLCAIFSTNAQEISVTSFGKGLINFVAKDSSFSIKFAPRFQVRSVSNWDHDGNQYGSPEHNFIVRRARLKFDGFAYNPKLKYKIELGLSNRDLAGANDFNRNTPRYILDAVLMWNFSGNWELWAGQTKLPGNVERVVSSANLQLIDRSLLNSRFNIDRDLGIQLHHKTNLGTKLLMREKFSVSQGEGRNVTEGNEGGLQYTARLEFLPFGEFQSKGDYSQSDLKREATPKLMVGFTYNYNQDAVRERGFAGDYMIISDDPLKLYETDQTTIFADAMFKYRGFSFMGEYAKRTADDEIATELDGTTIDIDGEPGPDYIVLTGNALNLQAGYLFKSNYEIAARFTTLEFENITGALPTNQYTLGASKYIVGHKLKVQTDLSYTTLDGNEDSIRFRLGFDIHF, encoded by the coding sequence ATGAATACTAAGATTTGTACACTTGTAATTTTCTTATGTGCAATTTTTTCTACAAACGCTCAAGAAATTAGCGTTACGTCATTTGGAAAAGGACTTATTAACTTTGTCGCTAAAGACAGTTCCTTTAGTATAAAGTTTGCACCACGTTTTCAAGTACGCTCAGTTTCGAATTGGGATCACGATGGAAATCAATACGGAAGCCCAGAACATAACTTCATTGTTCGTAGAGCACGTTTAAAATTCGACGGTTTTGCTTATAATCCAAAATTAAAGTATAAGATAGAACTTGGCCTATCCAATAGAGATCTTGCTGGCGCTAACGATTTTAACCGAAATACACCACGTTATATTCTAGATGCCGTATTAATGTGGAATTTTTCAGGTAACTGGGAACTTTGGGCAGGTCAGACCAAATTACCAGGTAACGTAGAACGTGTTGTATCATCGGCTAACCTTCAATTAATAGATCGCTCATTATTAAACAGTCGTTTTAATATTGACCGTGATTTAGGTATTCAATTACACCATAAAACCAATTTAGGAACTAAACTTTTAATGCGTGAAAAATTTTCCGTGTCGCAAGGCGAAGGTCGTAACGTTACCGAAGGGAATGAAGGTGGTTTACAATATACAGCGCGTTTGGAGTTTTTACCATTTGGTGAATTCCAATCAAAAGGCGATTATAGTCAATCAGATTTAAAACGAGAAGCCACACCAAAATTGATGGTCGGTTTTACTTACAATTACAATCAAGATGCTGTGAGAGAACGCGGTTTTGCGGGAGATTATATGATCATTTCAGACGATCCTTTAAAATTATACGAAACAGATCAAACAACTATTTTCGCAGATGCCATGTTTAAATATCGTGGATTCTCTTTTATGGGAGAATATGCAAAACGTACAGCCGATGATGAAATCGCTACTGAATTAGATGGAACTACCATAGATATTGATGGCGAACCAGGACCAGACTATATTGTTTTAACAGGAAATGCATTAAACTTACAAGCTGGTTATTTATTTAAAAGTAATTACGAAATTGCAGCACGTTTTACAACATTGGAATTTGAAAATATAACAGGTGCGTTGCCAACAAATCAATACACGTTAGGAGCTTCAAAATACATCGTTGGACATAAACTAAAAGTTCAGACTGATCTTAGTTATACCACATTGGATGGAAACGAGGATAGTATTAGATTTAGATTAGGATTTGACATTCACTTCTAA